In Lachnospiraceae bacterium, one DNA window encodes the following:
- the feoB gene encoding ferrous iron transport protein B codes for MNFHTKKSSIPENTPDRPVIALAGNPNVGKSTLFNNLTSGKKQHTGNWIGKTTANAWGICSGIAKDYVLVDIPGTYSLSSRSAEETVARDFICFGAHQAVVIVCDATCLERNLNLVLQILEATDRVLVCVNLLDEAEKKGIQIDLDQLSDLLCIPVAGTSARKKCTLIPLLKELDDLTDSPVLSHYQVTYCKELETAVSMLEPAVENWMGAHILPFYMTSRFLTLRLLEDDASFLRSFTASCGYDPAQDPAVVKSLQTACSYLNQKGIFKDIIKDRIVSGLVNSAGSIASACVRLPDRNYNETDRKLDRILTGRLAAYPAMAGLLALIFWITLAGANQLSALLSDLLFSFQHVLEQVLLFLHVPVLLREAFIYGIYQVLAWVVSVMLPPMAVFFPLFTLLEDSGYLPRIAYNLDRPFQCCKACGKQALTMAMGFGCNAAGITGCRIIDSPRERLIAILTNNFMPCNGRLPLFITLILLFLCSSQQNAASYAVSALILTLFILLGIAMTFLSSYLLSATVLRGVSSSFTLEMPPYRRPQIGKVILRSVTDRTLFVLGRAAAVAAPAGLILWLLANVSPGGISLLSRISLILDSLGRLLGMDGVILTAFILGLPANEIVLPIILMAYTAQGNLTGYASTLQLKQILTANGWTWTTAVCVMLFSLMHWPCSTTLITIYKETKSARWTLVSAILPAFFGALCCILFTAFTHFFLLP; via the coding sequence ATGAATTTTCACACAAAAAAGTCTTCTATTCCTGAAAATACACCTGACCGCCCAGTCATCGCCCTTGCAGGAAATCCCAATGTAGGAAAAAGCACTTTATTTAATAATCTTACCTCTGGAAAAAAGCAGCACACAGGCAACTGGATCGGCAAAACCACTGCCAATGCCTGGGGAATTTGCTCAGGCATTGCCAAAGATTATGTACTGGTAGATATTCCCGGCACCTACTCTCTTTCTTCCCGCTCTGCTGAAGAAACAGTTGCCAGGGATTTTATCTGTTTTGGAGCCCATCAGGCAGTTGTCATCGTCTGTGATGCCACATGTCTGGAGCGGAACCTGAACCTGGTACTGCAGATCCTGGAAGCCACGGATCGTGTACTGGTATGTGTGAATCTTTTAGATGAAGCAGAAAAGAAAGGGATACAAATAGACTTAGACCAGTTATCAGATCTGCTGTGTATCCCTGTAGCCGGTACCTCTGCCAGAAAAAAATGCACATTGATCCCTCTTTTAAAGGAGTTAGATGATCTCACTGACAGTCCTGTTCTTTCACATTACCAGGTCACCTACTGTAAAGAACTGGAAACAGCTGTTTCCATGCTAGAACCTGCTGTAGAAAACTGGATGGGCGCCCACATACTGCCATTTTATATGACCTCCCGCTTTCTTACACTGCGTCTGTTAGAAGATGATGCCTCTTTTCTGCGCTCTTTTACTGCCAGCTGCGGCTATGACCCGGCTCAGGATCCTGCAGTTGTAAAAAGCCTGCAAACTGCCTGCTCCTATCTGAACCAGAAAGGCATTTTCAAAGATATTATAAAAGACCGCATAGTATCTGGTCTGGTAAACAGTGCCGGATCCATCGCCTCTGCCTGTGTCCGCCTGCCGGACCGGAATTATAATGAAACAGACAGGAAACTGGATCGTATCCTTACAGGACGTCTGGCTGCCTATCCGGCTATGGCCGGGCTTTTAGCCCTGATCTTCTGGATCACTTTAGCAGGTGCCAATCAGTTATCTGCCCTGCTTTCTGATCTGCTGTTTTCCTTCCAGCATGTTCTGGAACAGGTTTTACTGTTTCTCCATGTCCCGGTTCTTTTACGGGAAGCCTTTATTTATGGAATTTACCAGGTCCTTGCATGGGTGGTCTCTGTTATGCTGCCGCCTATGGCCGTATTCTTTCCTCTTTTTACATTATTGGAAGACTCCGGCTATCTGCCCCGCATCGCCTATAACCTGGATCGGCCTTTCCAGTGCTGTAAAGCCTGTGGAAAACAGGCTCTTACTATGGCTATGGGCTTTGGCTGCAATGCTGCAGGCATTACAGGCTGCCGTATCATTGATTCTCCCCGCGAACGGCTTATTGCTATTCTTACCAATAATTTTATGCCCTGTAATGGACGTCTCCCTCTTTTTATCACTTTGATCCTGCTGTTTTTATGCAGCAGCCAGCAAAATGCAGCCTCTTATGCTGTCAGTGCACTGATACTTACCCTGTTCATCCTTTTAGGGATCGCCATGACCTTTCTCTCTTCTTACCTGTTGTCTGCCACTGTATTAAGAGGCGTTTCCTCATCCTTTACACTGGAAATGCCTCCTTACAGACGTCCCCAGATAGGAAAGGTGATCCTGCGCTCTGTTACAGACCGTACTTTGTTTGTCCTTGGAAGAGCTGCTGCCGTAGCCGCTCCTGCTGGTCTTATCCTGTGGCTTTTAGCAAATGTGTCCCCAGGCGGGATCAGCCTGCTTTCCCGGATCAGCCTTATTTTAGATTCCCTTGGCCGCCTGCTGGGTATGGACGGCGTTATCCTTACAGCTTTTATCCTTGGACTTCCCGCCAACGAGATCGTCCTTCCCATTATCCTTATGGCCTATACAGCCCAGGGGAATCTGACGGGATACGCTTCCACACTCCAGCTAAAGCAGATCCTTACA
- a CDS encoding acyl-CoA dehydratase activase: MYQVGIDIGSSAAKTVVLRDGEVWKTMEMATGFSSRKTAEEIYHWLEKEQVTHEKSRYGATGYGRVSVPYADKVITEITCHGKGAWKLFGKDGVVIDIGGQDTKGIVLKNGRVMKFVMNDKCSAGTGKFLEVMTNRLGLTQKELSQLASKGDGVTISSMCTVFAESEVISLIGKGTSREDIAYGVVESVAVKVAQLISQLDGTNYFLTGGLCEDEYMISRLSHALKAPVESMPLARYAGAIGAALLSGE, translated from the coding sequence ATGTATCAGGTTGGAATCGATATTGGTTCCAGTGCGGCAAAGACAGTGGTGCTGCGGGATGGAGAAGTATGGAAGACCATGGAAATGGCAACGGGATTTTCCAGCAGAAAGACAGCAGAAGAGATTTATCACTGGCTGGAAAAAGAACAGGTAACGCATGAAAAGAGCCGGTATGGGGCAACGGGATACGGAAGAGTATCCGTACCTTATGCTGATAAAGTGATAACAGAGATCACCTGCCACGGAAAAGGAGCTTGGAAGCTGTTTGGAAAGGATGGGGTGGTCATCGACATCGGAGGTCAGGATACCAAGGGGATAGTATTAAAAAACGGTCGTGTTATGAAATTCGTTATGAATGATAAATGCTCTGCAGGAACCGGAAAATTCCTGGAGGTCATGACCAACCGCCTGGGACTGACCCAGAAAGAACTGTCACAACTTGCATCTAAAGGAGATGGTGTGACCATCAGTTCCATGTGTACAGTGTTTGCGGAATCAGAGGTGATCAGCCTGATTGGAAAAGGAACTTCCAGGGAAGATATTGCCTATGGTGTGGTGGAATCTGTTGCTGTAAAAGTGGCCCAGCTTATTTCGCAGCTGGATGGAACTAACTATTTCCTTACAGGGGGACTTTGTGAGGATGAATATATGATCAGCCGGCTCAGCCATGCTTTAAAGGCACCGGTAGAAAGTATGCCATTAGCCAGGTATGCAGGGGCGATCGGCGCAGCGCTGTTATCAGGAGAGTAG
- a CDS encoding DUF6106 family protein: MEENYVEWLVKRKDPVYAWPVKVLMIVLCALSAFAALQVMFGVLILVAAGAATYFVFLNLSVEYEYLFADGGFSVDRILGKARRKKAFDCEKEEVQVIAPADSYVLKDYEKQGMKVINCASGQAGAKVYALISQKGSVTTKVLFEPGEKMEGAMRRVFPRKFMRQ, from the coding sequence ATGGAAGAAAATTATGTAGAATGGCTGGTAAAACGGAAAGACCCCGTTTATGCCTGGCCTGTAAAAGTATTGATGATTGTATTGTGTGCATTATCTGCATTTGCAGCCCTTCAGGTCATGTTCGGAGTATTGATCCTTGTGGCAGCAGGTGCTGCGACGTATTTTGTTTTTTTAAACCTCAGTGTAGAATATGAATACCTGTTTGCAGACGGTGGTTTCAGTGTAGACCGCATCCTAGGAAAGGCCAGAAGAAAAAAAGCTTTTGACTGCGAAAAAGAAGAAGTACAGGTGATCGCACCGGCAGATTCCTATGTATTAAAAGATTATGAAAAACAGGGAATGAAAGTTATAAACTGCGCCAGCGGACAGGCCGGCGCAAAAGTTTACGCACTGATCAGCCAGAAGGGCTCTGTGACAACAAAAGTCTTATTTGAGCCTGGTGAGAAAATGGAAGGGGCTATGCGCAGAGTATTTCCGCGCAAGTTTATGAGGCAGTAA
- the guaB gene encoding IMP dehydrogenase, with product MGTIIGEGITFDDVLLVPAYSEVIPNQVNLSTNLTKKIRLNIPLMSAGMDTVTEHRMAIAMARQGGIGIIHKNMSIEAQAEEVDRVKRSENGVITDPFYLSPEHTLKDANDLMAKFRISGVPITEGKKLVGIITNRDLKFEEDFSRPIRECMTSKNLVTAKEGVTLKEAKAILAKARVEKLPIVDDDFNLKGLITIKDIEKQIKYPLSAKDAQGRLLCGAAIGITANVLDRVEALVKAKVDVVVLDSAHGHSANVIRCVKMIKEAFPEVQVIAGNVATGDATRALIEAGADCVKVGIGPGSICTTRVVAGIGVPQITAVMDCYAVAKEYGIPIIADGGIKYSGDITKAIAAGGSVCMMGSMLAGCDESPGAFELYQGRKYKVYRGMGSIAAMENGSKDRYFQTDAKKLVPEGVEGRVAYKGMVEDTVFQLLGGLRSGMGYCGAKDIPTLQETGRFVKISAASLKESHPHDIHITKEAPNYSIEE from the coding sequence ATGGGTACAATTATCGGTGAAGGCATTACCTTTGATGATGTGCTTCTGGTTCCAGCTTATTCAGAAGTGATCCCAAATCAGGTAAACTTAAGCACAAACCTGACAAAGAAGATCCGTCTGAACATCCCGTTAATGAGTGCAGGTATGGATACAGTTACAGAGCATCGTATGGCGATTGCCATGGCTCGTCAGGGAGGAATCGGCATTATTCATAAGAATATGTCAATTGAGGCACAGGCTGAGGAGGTAGATCGTGTAAAACGTTCTGAGAACGGTGTTATCACTGATCCATTCTATCTTTCCCCAGAGCATACATTAAAGGATGCCAATGACCTGATGGCAAAATTCCGTATTTCCGGTGTGCCGATCACAGAAGGCAAGAAATTAGTTGGTATCATCACCAACCGTGACTTGAAATTCGAGGAAGATTTCAGCCGTCCGATCAGAGAATGCATGACCTCCAAGAATCTGGTCACAGCAAAGGAAGGTGTTACTTTAAAGGAAGCAAAAGCGATCCTTGCAAAGGCAAGAGTAGAGAAGCTGCCTATCGTTGATGATGATTTTAACCTGAAGGGACTTATCACCATTAAGGATATTGAAAAGCAGATCAAATATCCTCTGTCTGCAAAAGATGCCCAGGGACGTCTGTTATGTGGTGCAGCTATCGGTATCACAGCCAATGTTTTAGATCGTGTAGAAGCACTGGTGAAGGCAAAGGTGGACGTTGTTGTTTTAGACTCTGCCCATGGTCATTCTGCAAATGTTATCCGCTGCGTAAAGATGATTAAAGAAGCATTTCCGGAGGTTCAGGTCATTGCAGGTAATGTGGCAACTGGTGATGCCACCAGAGCTCTGATCGAAGCTGGTGCTGATTGTGTTAAGGTTGGTATCGGACCTGGTTCTATCTGTACGACCCGTGTGGTTGCAGGTATCGGCGTTCCTCAGATCACCGCTGTTATGGACTGCTATGCAGTTGCAAAAGAATACGGTATCCCGATCATTGCTGATGGCGGTATCAAATATTCCGGTGATATTACAAAGGCGATCGCAGCAGGCGGAAGCGTTTGTATGATGGGAAGCATGCTTGCAGGATGCGACGAGAGTCCAGGTGCTTTCGAGCTGTATCAGGGACGTAAGTACAAAGTATATCGCGGCATGGGCTCTATTGCAGCTATGGAAAACGGAAGCAAGGACCGTTACTTCCAGACTGATGCAAAGAAGCTGGTTCCAGAAGGCGTAGAAGGCCGTGTAGCTTATAAGGGTATGGTAGAGGATACTGTATTCCAGCTGTTAGGCGGTTTACGTTCCGGTATGGGATACTGTGGCGCAAAGGACATCCCGACTCTTCAGGAGACAGGAAGATTTGTCAAGATTTCTGCAGCATCCTTAAAAGAAAGCCATCCTCATGATATCCATATCACAAAGGAAGCTCCGAACTATTCAATTGAAGAATAA
- a CDS encoding double-cubane-cluster-containing anaerobic reductase, protein MMDLPKTFDEFVDARKQGFIRAKEFKDNGGKLAGCLCSYTPQEVLDATGIATVGLCGTSNETIPDAEKVLPKNLCPLIKSTYGFAYSEKCPYTYFSDIIIGETTCDGKKKMYELLNEIKETYVLHLPQSQERSYAKDIWYEEVRLLKEKLEEKFDCTITEENLRKAAHVRNELRKAQLDMYHLQKLVPPAMKGTEMMIALQQGTFTFDVYQQIDNIRKRVAEAEKAYKEGKRPVSASAKRILLTGCPTGGVIQKVGTVIENNGGVIVCLDDCSGERTNRLLVDENAPDILRAISDRYLSINCSVMTSNNGRLENTAQMIRDYQVDGVVEIVLQACHTFNVEAFKMGRMAEEMGIPYMKLETDYSTADSGQIETRIAAFIEML, encoded by the coding sequence ATAATGGATCTGCCAAAGACATTTGATGAGTTTGTAGATGCGAGAAAACAGGGATTTATAAGAGCTAAGGAATTTAAAGACAATGGAGGAAAACTGGCTGGCTGCCTTTGCTCCTACACACCACAGGAGGTGCTGGATGCTACAGGAATAGCTACAGTAGGACTTTGCGGCACCAGTAATGAAACTATACCAGATGCGGAAAAGGTCCTTCCGAAGAATCTTTGCCCTCTGATCAAAAGCACCTATGGTTTTGCTTATTCTGAAAAATGTCCTTATACCTATTTTTCGGATATTATCATCGGGGAGACTACCTGTGATGGAAAAAAGAAGATGTATGAGCTGTTAAATGAGATTAAAGAGACTTATGTTCTTCATCTTCCACAAAGTCAGGAACGGTCTTATGCAAAGGATATCTGGTATGAAGAGGTCAGATTATTAAAGGAAAAATTAGAAGAGAAATTTGACTGTACCATTACAGAAGAAAATCTGCGCAAGGCAGCCCATGTGCGCAACGAGCTGCGAAAAGCCCAGCTGGATATGTATCATCTGCAGAAGCTGGTACCTCCGGCTATGAAGGGAACAGAGATGATGATCGCTCTCCAGCAGGGAACATTCACCTTCGACGTTTATCAGCAAATTGATAATATCCGCAAACGGGTAGCAGAAGCTGAGAAGGCATACAAAGAAGGAAAACGTCCGGTATCTGCTTCTGCAAAAAGAATATTACTTACCGGTTGTCCTACTGGCGGAGTGATCCAGAAAGTGGGAACTGTGATCGAAAATAACGGCGGTGTGATCGTATGTCTGGATGACTGCTCCGGCGAGCGTACCAACCGTTTGCTGGTAGATGAAAATGCACCGGATATCCTGCGTGCTATTTCTGACCGTTATCTGTCCATTAACTGCTCTGTTATGACTTCCAATAACGGACGTCTGGAAAATACAGCCCAGATGATTAGGGATTATCAGGTAGACGGAGTGGTGGAGATCGTCCTTCAGGCATGCCATACATTTAATGTAGAAGCCTTTAAAATGGGACGTATGGCAGAAGAAATGGGCATTCCATATATGAAGCTGGAAACAGATTATTCCACTGCAGACAGCGGACAGATTGAAACACGTATTGCAGCATTTATAGAGATGTTATAG
- a CDS encoding selenium metabolism-associated LysR family transcriptional regulator produces MEFKQLEAFVAVVDYKSFSEAAKHLYLTQPTISSHIQALEKELNSRLLIRTTKQMKVTDRGMQLYECAVHMLNMRDQIIDEFAGNKWKLIDVSASTIPSSYLLPELLSEFSKIQPDIHFHIWQSDSADAIEKVIQESVDFGLTGSVTDAENCCFSPFCTDSLVLAAPVTPEYLELADTLKKDEPVTLQHFLSHPFILRANGSGTRKEIDLFLERHQISLSELNIVARMNDLESIKKSIASGLGISILSARSVKDMERTHQLLTFPLENAAQVRTFYIVYNKNRILKPYVKQFLKFVEHFYK; encoded by the coding sequence ATGGAATTCAAACAATTAGAAGCTTTCGTAGCCGTTGTAGATTATAAAAGCTTTTCAGAGGCAGCCAAACACCTCTACCTGACCCAGCCAACTATAAGTTCCCATATACAGGCATTAGAAAAAGAGCTGAATTCCCGACTTCTGATCCGTACCACCAAACAGATGAAGGTGACGGACCGTGGAATGCAGCTCTATGAATGTGCTGTTCATATGTTAAATATGCGGGATCAGATCATAGATGAATTTGCGGGAAATAAATGGAAACTGATCGACGTCAGTGCATCCACCATTCCCTCATCCTACCTTCTGCCGGAACTGTTATCGGAGTTTTCCAAAATACAGCCGGATATCCATTTTCATATCTGGCAGTCAGACAGCGCAGACGCTATTGAAAAGGTGATCCAGGAATCTGTGGACTTTGGTCTTACAGGCTCTGTGACCGATGCTGAGAACTGCTGTTTTTCTCCTTTCTGTACTGACTCTCTGGTCCTGGCAGCTCCGGTAACACCTGAATATCTGGAGCTGGCTGACACCTTAAAAAAGGATGAACCAGTTACCCTGCAGCATTTTCTCTCCCATCCTTTTATCCTTCGTGCCAATGGTTCCGGCACCCGTAAGGAGATCGACTTATTTTTAGAACGGCACCAGATCTCCCTTTCTGAGTTAAATATTGTTGCCCGGATGAATGACCTGGAATCTATTAAAAAATCCATTGCTTCCGGTCTTGGCATTTCCATTCTTTCTGCCCGCAGCGTAAAAGATATGGAAAGGACCCACCAGCTTCTCACTTTTCCTTTAGAGAATGCTGCGCAGGTCCGCACTTTTTATATCGTATACAACAAAAACAGGATCTTAAAACCCTATGTAAAGCAGTTTTTAAAATTTGTAGAGCACTTCTACAAATAA
- a CDS encoding serine hydrolase, whose product MKKNKIYTFLAVCTAAILTLSVPAWASQVTITPLDKGTSISQSQVQETQPTKASGAQNTSGENTPSQKGDVSSITKPTIASQGAVLLNAADGSVLFSQNGETQYYPASITKLMTALLVAENCNLDDTVTFSSTATTNLESGAVSIGMTEGDTLSVRQCLYALLLKSANEVGNALAEHVAGSNAAFAEKMNAKAASLGCTNTHFANPHGLNDPNHYTTPHDMALIARAAFANDIVKTVASTRTYTLPATKKNPSGLTVTMGHKMLNPKDSRYYQGIIGGKTGYTSKAGNTLVTAAERNGVRLIAVVMKSQSTHYTDTKALLDYGFKLAEAGALTGQNTSQNTSQAPTPGNSTNNTNSANNANNTNNTNNSSSQETKASAPTQPESADTNTGGPGAVKERGWVKDNNGWYYVKGNGIKAVGEWITDNGETYWIQSDHYMAKGWKELDGKWYYFCSTGSLAKNVWKAGANGIWYYLGQDGVMLTNTTTPDGYKVGADGAWIR is encoded by the coding sequence ATGAAAAAAAATAAAATATATACATTTCTGGCAGTATGTACGGCTGCCATTCTCACATTGTCTGTACCTGCATGGGCCAGTCAGGTGACTATTACACCATTAGATAAAGGAACATCCATATCACAGAGCCAGGTTCAGGAGACACAACCAACTAAGGCATCAGGCGCCCAGAATACATCTGGTGAAAATACACCATCCCAGAAGGGTGATGTTTCTTCTATTACGAAACCCACTATTGCATCCCAGGGTGCAGTTTTGTTAAATGCTGCAGACGGAAGTGTATTATTTTCACAAAACGGCGAAACACAGTATTATCCAGCCAGCATTACCAAGCTGATGACAGCTCTTTTAGTAGCTGAAAACTGCAATCTGGATGATACAGTCACATTTTCATCAACAGCTACCACTAACCTTGAATCGGGTGCAGTTTCTATTGGCATGACGGAGGGAGATACCTTATCAGTACGCCAGTGTCTGTATGCGCTGTTATTAAAATCAGCAAACGAAGTGGGAAATGCCCTTGCAGAGCATGTGGCTGGCAGCAATGCCGCTTTTGCAGAGAAGATGAATGCCAAAGCAGCTTCTTTAGGCTGCACTAATACTCATTTTGCCAATCCACATGGTTTAAACGACCCGAACCATTATACTACACCTCATGATATGGCACTGATCGCAAGAGCTGCTTTTGCAAATGATATAGTAAAAACAGTGGCTTCCACCAGAACCTATACACTTCCGGCTACTAAAAAAAATCCGTCAGGTCTTACTGTGACTATGGGACATAAAATGTTAAATCCAAAAGATTCCAGATATTATCAGGGAATTATAGGCGGAAAGACTGGATATACATCAAAAGCCGGAAATACACTGGTAACAGCAGCAGAGCGAAACGGTGTCCGTCTGATCGCAGTTGTAATGAAGAGCCAGTCTACCCATTATACGGATACGAAGGCATTACTGGACTATGGCTTTAAACTGGCAGAGGCAGGTGCCCTGACAGGACAGAATACAAGCCAGAATACATCCCAGGCTCCAACACCTGGAAATAGCACAAATAACACAAACAGTGCGAATAATGCAAACAACACAAACAATACAAATAATTCGTCTAGTCAGGAAACAAAAGCCTCTGCCCCCACACAGCCGGAATCTGCAGATACCAATACCGGCGGTCCGGGCGCTGTAAAAGAGCGTGGCTGGGTAAAAGATAATAACGGCTGGTATTATGTAAAAGGTAATGGCATAAAAGCAGTGGGAGAATGGATCACAGATAATGGAGAGACCTACTGGATCCAGTCAGATCATTACATGGCAAAGGGCTGGAAAGAATTAGATGGAAAATGGTATTATTTCTGTTCTACAGGAAGTCTGGCAAAGAATGTTTGGAAGGCAGGGGCAAATGGAATCTGGTATTATCTGGGCCAGGACGGCGTCATGCTTACAAATACGACCACCCCGGATGGCTATAAAGTAGGGGCAGACGGAGCCTGGATCAGATAA
- a CDS encoding 8-oxo-dGTP diphosphatase, which produces MGERSKLTTLCYIEKGDSYLMLHRVSKKHDVNKDKWIGIGGHFEENESPEECLLREAKEETGLTLTSWKFRGIVTFISEGWNTEYMCLYTADGYEGEIIPCNEGVLEWIRKEDLLKLNLWEGDKIFLKLLQENSPFFSLKLAYKGDVLTEAVLDGKKLKKS; this is translated from the coding sequence TTGGGAGAACGTTCAAAACTTACAACGCTGTGTTATATTGAAAAAGGTGACAGCTATCTGATGCTTCACAGAGTCAGCAAAAAACATGATGTAAATAAAGACAAGTGGATCGGCATCGGAGGTCATTTTGAAGAAAATGAAAGTCCAGAAGAATGCCTGCTCCGGGAAGCAAAAGAGGAGACCGGGCTTACACTTACATCCTGGAAATTCAGGGGGATCGTTACTTTTATTTCCGAAGGCTGGAATACGGAGTATATGTGTTTATATACAGCTGATGGATATGAGGGAGAAATCATTCCCTGCAATGAAGGGGTACTGGAATGGATCAGAAAAGAAGACCTGTTAAAGCTGAACCTGTGGGAAGGAGACAAGATCTTTTTAAAACTGCTTCAGGAAAACTCCCCCTTCTTTTCCCTGAAACTGGCTTATAAGGGGGATGTTTTAACAGAGGCAGTGCTGGATGGGAAAAAATTAAAGAAATCGTAA
- a CDS encoding ferrous iron transport protein A, with amino-acid sequence MNPPLCLNDIKPGEKARVCCLTSCGSIRRRFLDIGLTENTLVECVGVSPLGDPAAYAIRGAVIAIRKTDSKNILITGKENR; translated from the coding sequence ATGAATCCCCCTCTTTGTCTGAATGATATTAAGCCCGGCGAAAAGGCCCGCGTCTGCTGCCTTACCTCCTGTGGAAGCATACGACGCCGCTTTCTTGACATAGGCCTTACTGAAAATACACTGGTAGAATGTGTAGGTGTAAGCCCCTTAGGAGACCCGGCTGCCTATGCCATACGGGGTGCTGTGATCGCTATCCGGAAAACAGACAGCAAAAATATTCTGATAACAGGAAAGGAGAATCGATGA
- a CDS encoding rhodanese-like domain-containing protein yields MEINVAKLNELPEGSYQLIDMRSDRDFEYGTIPGAIHILQEDLKENPQIIKAKKVILFCSHGTNSIEAAEELEADGYRAYSLEGGYIAWLREEMRRQEAEDIKNQVEQSIRKKFRKTIWSPFTKAVKQYELVKEGDKVAVCISGGKDSMLMAKLFQELKLHNKFPFEVEFLVMDPGYSPDNRHVIEENARKLGIPVHIFESDIFDAVFTIEKSPCYLCARMRRGYLYSYARELGCNKIALGHHYDDVIETILMGMLYGAQVQTMMPKLHSTNFEGMELIRPLYLVREDDIKSWRDYNHLHFIQCACKFTDTCTTCNNEENRSKRVEIKELIREMKKKNPFVEGNIFKSVENVNLDTVVCYKKDGERHWFLDDYDGK; encoded by the coding sequence ATGGAAATAAACGTAGCGAAACTGAATGAACTTCCTGAGGGAAGTTATCAGTTGATTGATATGAGAAGTGACCGGGATTTTGAATATGGAACCATTCCCGGAGCCATTCACATTTTACAGGAAGATCTGAAAGAAAATCCACAGATCATAAAAGCCAAAAAAGTGATATTGTTCTGCAGTCATGGAACCAACAGTATAGAAGCAGCAGAAGAACTGGAAGCAGATGGATACCGCGCTTACAGTCTGGAAGGCGGATATATTGCGTGGCTGCGGGAAGAGATGCGCAGACAGGAAGCAGAAGATATTAAAAATCAGGTGGAACAGAGTATCCGGAAAAAATTCCGCAAGACCATCTGGTCTCCATTTACAAAAGCAGTGAAGCAGTATGAGCTGGTAAAGGAAGGAGATAAGGTAGCTGTCTGTATTTCAGGTGGAAAAGACTCTATGCTTATGGCAAAATTATTCCAGGAATTAAAGCTTCACAATAAGTTTCCATTTGAAGTAGAATTTCTGGTCATGGACCCGGGATACAGCCCGGATAACCGTCATGTGATCGAAGAAAATGCAAGGAAACTGGGAATTCCGGTCCACATTTTTGAGTCCGACATCTTTGATGCTGTATTTACCATAGAAAAATCCCCCTGTTATCTGTGCGCCAGAATGCGCCGTGGTTACCTTTACAGCTACGCCAGGGAATTGGGATGTAATAAGATCGCTTTAGGACATCATTATGACGATGTTATTGAAACCATCCTTATGGGCATGCTCTACGGTGCCCAGGTCCAGACCATGATGCCAAAGCTTCACAGCACAAACTTTGAGGGTATGGAGCTGATCCGCCCGTTGTATCTGGTACGTGAAGATGATATCAAGTCATGGAGAGATTACAATCACCTTCATTTTATCCAGTGCGCCTGCAAATTTACCGATACCTGCACCACCTGCAACAATGAGGAAAACCGCTCCAAGCGCGTAGAAATTAAAGAACTGATCCGTGAAATGAAGAAAAAAAATCCATTTGTAGAAGGAAATATTTTTAAGAGTGTGGAAAATGTAAATCTGGACACTGTGGTCTGCTACAAAAAAGATGGAGAGCGCCACTGGTTCTTAGATGACTATGATGGGAAATAA